The genomic interval GTCGCGCAGGATCCACTCGACCTGCTCGCGGGAGGACGTCGGATAGATCGGTACGACCTCGGCGCCGACCGTCCACAGCGCGTAGCTGAGGACCGTCCACTCGTACCGGGTGCGCGCCATGACGGCCACCCGGTGTCCGGGCGAGATCCCGGAGGCCACCAGTCCCTTCGCGAGGTCCACCACCTCGTCCCGCAGCTCCACGGCCGTGACCTCCTGCCAGCGTCCCGAGGAGCCCTCGGGACGGCGGGCGAGCACCGGCAGGGTGGGATCGAGCTCCGCCCGCTCGAACACGCTGTCGGCCAGACCACCGCTGGAGCGTGAGATGGTTCGGGGAGCGAGGGCGAAGTCGCGCATGCGCTGCTCCTGACGTGTACGGACTGTGACGGTGCCGACGAGCTCGGTCATCCGCGGTGCTCGAATGTAGCCCAGGCGCGAGCGAGTGGTACCTGGAATACGGAAGTAACCGGTCAGCCGTGATCTGGTCGAGATCGGGGCACTCGGACCGCATGAGCTACACGAACCCCGACCCCGAACCCGAGCGCACCACCGGGCTGGAACCGGGCGGCGGCGTACCGCCGGGCGAGACCCCGCCCGCCGAGAGCAGCCTGCCCGAGGCCGGCCCCCGGGAGACGCACAACCCGACCAGAGGCTGGGCCAAGGGCCCGCTGGCCCTGATCCTGCTCCTGGTCGTCCTCGTCGCCGCCTTCTTCCTGGTGTACGCGGTCGTCCTGGCCCTGTGAGACCTACGCCTGGGTCAGCCGCACGCACTCGGTGACCACGCTCCGCAGGCTCC from Streptomyces sp. CC0208 carries:
- a CDS encoding DUF6480 family protein yields the protein MSYTNPDPEPERTTGLEPGGGVPPGETPPAESSLPEAGPRETHNPTRGWAKGPLALILLLVVLVAAFFLVYAVVLAL